The Halosimplex litoreum genome has a window encoding:
- the wecB gene encoding non-hydrolyzing UDP-N-acetylglucosamine 2-epimerase, translated as MKVLSVVGARPQFVKEFALGRALGDDHEEVLLHTGQHYDAELSAVFFDELGIPEPDYQLGVGSDTHGRQTAECVVGVEEAIESESPDCVLVYGDTNSTLGAAVAASKSAPELVHVESGLRSYDREMPEEVNRVLTDHAADVLFAPSERAAETLREEGIPDERVHVVGDVQYDAILAAREHARSVSTVLDDIGLSPGEFVLATVHRPRNTDDPERLTAILDALASADSEVVVPVHPRTEDRLRGYGHWEEYAERLRLVDPVGYLDFVRLLDAAARVATDSGGVQKEAFFLDTFCLTLREETEWVETVECGWNALVGADPDRIATGLAAPTPGGSKPSLYGDGTAATRIVDVLEARLTPDEVDPNPIRDR; from the coding sequence ATGAAGGTGCTCTCTGTCGTCGGGGCGCGACCGCAGTTCGTCAAGGAGTTCGCGCTCGGCCGAGCACTGGGCGACGACCACGAGGAGGTACTGCTCCACACCGGCCAACACTACGACGCGGAGCTGTCGGCGGTGTTTTTCGACGAACTGGGTATCCCCGAGCCGGACTATCAGCTGGGGGTTGGCTCCGACACCCACGGCCGCCAGACGGCCGAGTGCGTCGTGGGCGTCGAGGAGGCGATCGAATCCGAGTCCCCCGACTGCGTGCTGGTGTACGGGGACACGAACTCGACGCTGGGGGCCGCGGTCGCCGCGTCGAAGTCCGCGCCAGAGCTGGTCCACGTCGAGTCGGGACTCCGGAGTTACGACCGCGAGATGCCCGAGGAGGTCAACAGAGTACTCACGGATCACGCCGCGGACGTGCTGTTCGCCCCCTCCGAGCGGGCCGCCGAGACCCTCCGCGAGGAGGGGATCCCGGACGAGCGCGTCCACGTCGTCGGCGACGTACAGTACGACGCGATACTGGCCGCGCGGGAGCACGCGCGGAGCGTGTCGACAGTCCTCGACGATATCGGGCTCTCGCCCGGCGAGTTCGTCCTCGCGACGGTGCATCGACCGCGCAACACCGACGACCCGGAGCGGCTGACGGCGATCCTCGACGCCCTCGCGAGCGCCGACAGTGAGGTCGTCGTGCCGGTGCATCCGCGGACCGAGGACCGACTGCGCGGGTACGGCCACTGGGAGGAGTACGCCGAACGGCTCCGGCTCGTCGACCCCGTCGGCTACCTCGATTTCGTCCGGTTGCTGGACGCCGCAGCGCGCGTCGCGACCGACTCCGGCGGCGTCCAGAAGGAGGCGTTCTTCCTCGACACGTTCTGTCTGACCCTCCGCGAGGAGACCGAGTGGGTCGAGACGGTCGAGTGCGGGTGGAACGCCCTCGTCGGCGCCGACCCCGACCGGATCGCGACCGGGCTGGCCGCACCGACGCCCGGCGGCTCGAAACCGTCGCTGTACGGCGATGGGACGGCCGCGACGCGGATCGTAGACGTCCTCGAAGCCCGCCTGACGCCGGACGAGGTCGACCCGAACCCGATTCGCGACCGGTGA
- a CDS encoding adenylate kinase, which yields MNPKILILGPPGAGKGTQSGRLADEFDVEHVTTGDALRANKEMDISDMDTEYDTPGEYMDRGDLVPDVVVDAMVGEALDGREGFVLDGYPRNGDQAEALREMTDLDVVLVLDVPEEELVDRLTGRRVCEDCGTNYHVEFNQPEEAGVCDECGGDLYQREDDDEESVRNRLSVYHDNTEPVLELYADHDGYVEIDGDQSPDEVWEAVKAAVEAEA from the coding sequence ATGAATCCGAAGATCCTGATCCTCGGTCCGCCGGGCGCCGGCAAAGGTACGCAGAGCGGGCGTCTCGCCGACGAGTTCGACGTCGAGCACGTCACGACGGGTGACGCGCTACGGGCGAACAAGGAGATGGACATCAGCGACATGGACACCGAGTACGACACGCCCGGCGAGTACATGGACCGGGGCGACCTGGTGCCCGACGTCGTCGTCGACGCGATGGTCGGCGAGGCGCTCGACGGCCGCGAGGGGTTCGTCCTCGACGGCTATCCGCGCAACGGCGACCAGGCCGAAGCCCTGCGCGAGATGACGGATCTGGACGTCGTCCTCGTCCTCGACGTACCCGAGGAGGAGCTTGTCGACCGGCTCACCGGTCGTCGGGTCTGCGAGGACTGTGGGACGAACTACCACGTCGAGTTCAATCAGCCCGAGGAAGCGGGCGTCTGCGACGAGTGTGGCGGCGACCTCTACCAGCGCGAGGACGACGACGAGGAGTCGGTGCGCAACCGGCTGTCGGTCTACCACGACAACACCGAGCCGGTGCTGGAGCTGTACGCCGACCACGACGGCTACGTCGAGATCGACGGCGACCAGTCGCCCGACGAGGTCTGGGAAGCCGTGAAGGCGGCCGTCGAGGCCGAGGCGTGA
- a CDS encoding glycosyltransferase family 2 protein → MVVPAHNEAEFVGEVITTIPEFVDRIFVIDDCSSDATWERIQRVAERVNASPNVAKADGGQVRPRVVPHRHETNEGVGGAIKTGYEFAVEEGLDVVAVMNGDGQMDPDILDEIVEPVVSGRADYSKGNRLYSAEHYRGMSRWRFTGNAILTFTTKIASGYWKMTDPQNGYTAISREALEALDIDDLYDDYGFLNDLIVKLNVHGFRIADVEMRAVYGDEESGIEYSSFVPKLSKLLLVRFLWRLKARYLVTDFHPLVFLYGLGPLGVVAGLASIGWAALDGGLTVLSAQIGILVVLFSCFVTVVAMAMDVEHDDAMERNPRF, encoded by the coding sequence GTGGTGGTCCCAGCCCACAACGAAGCGGAGTTCGTCGGGGAGGTGATCACGACGATCCCCGAGTTCGTCGACCGAATTTTCGTGATAGACGACTGTTCGTCCGACGCGACGTGGGAGCGGATACAGCGCGTGGCCGAGCGGGTGAACGCGTCCCCGAACGTCGCGAAGGCCGACGGCGGACAGGTCCGGCCCCGAGTGGTTCCCCACCGTCACGAGACCAACGAGGGCGTGGGCGGTGCGATAAAGACGGGCTACGAGTTCGCGGTGGAGGAGGGGCTGGACGTGGTCGCCGTGATGAACGGCGACGGCCAGATGGACCCCGACATCCTCGACGAGATCGTCGAGCCAGTCGTATCGGGGCGGGCGGACTACTCGAAGGGGAACCGCCTCTACTCCGCCGAGCACTACCGTGGGATGTCCCGGTGGCGGTTCACCGGCAACGCGATACTGACGTTCACGACCAAGATCGCCAGCGGATACTGGAAGATGACCGACCCGCAGAACGGCTACACGGCGATCTCACGGGAGGCACTGGAAGCGCTGGACATCGACGACCTCTACGACGACTACGGCTTTCTTAACGACCTCATCGTGAAACTGAACGTCCACGGGTTCCGGATCGCCGACGTGGAGATGCGAGCGGTGTACGGTGACGAGGAGAGCGGGATCGAGTACAGCTCGTTCGTCCCGAAGCTATCGAAGCTCCTGCTGGTTCGATTCCTCTGGCGGCTCAAAGCCAGGTACCTCGTCACGGACTTCCACCCCCTGGTCTTCCTCTACGGGCTCGGGCCGCTCGGCGTGGTCGCCGGACTCGCGTCGATCGGCTGGGCTGCCCTCGACGGCGGATTGACCGTTCTCTCGGCTCAGATCGGGATCTTGGTCGTCCTGTTTAGCTGTTTCGTCACCGTGGTGGCGATGGCGATGGACGTGGAACACGACGACGCCATGGAACGAAATCCCCGCTTCTGA
- a CDS encoding DUF354 domain-containing protein codes for MRYLVFTNTPAHVHLYRNAVERLEARGHSVLVLARDYGCTVELLEWYDLSYEVYGRCDTTKGSLVRQLPRHYARMLRLAREYDPDLIFGMGSYSAHTGLVTRTPTILILDSEPTSVDHLISQPFADAVVTPDAFRKDLGDDHFTFAGFKECAYLHPEEYTPRADVRERFGLDSDERYAIVRFNAFGSHHDVGKGGFAPDERAELVERLAEEVTVFVSDEGGEMDLSALPAREFDVHPALMHDAIRESALLVADTQTIVTEAALLGTPVVRSNSFVGEDDMGNFLELERADLVRNLADFDDVLSTAERLVADDDAKSRWRRRRREYLSTKANLTDIVVDVATSGSVSGSGALSARSIGGVTFDTSASSD; via the coding sequence ATGAGATATCTGGTTTTCACGAACACGCCCGCCCACGTCCACCTGTATCGCAACGCGGTCGAACGGCTCGAAGCGCGAGGCCACTCCGTGCTCGTCCTCGCTCGCGACTACGGCTGTACGGTCGAACTGTTAGAGTGGTACGACCTCTCCTACGAGGTGTACGGCCGCTGTGACACCACGAAGGGGTCGCTGGTTCGGCAGCTGCCGCGCCACTACGCCCGGATGCTCCGACTGGCTCGCGAGTACGATCCCGACCTGATCTTCGGGATGGGGTCGTACTCGGCACACACCGGGCTCGTCACGCGAACGCCGACGATCCTCATCCTCGACTCGGAGCCTACGTCGGTCGACCACCTGATCTCCCAGCCGTTCGCCGACGCGGTCGTCACGCCCGACGCGTTCCGCAAGGACCTCGGCGACGACCACTTCACTTTCGCCGGGTTCAAAGAGTGCGCGTACCTCCACCCAGAGGAGTACACGCCGCGAGCGGACGTCCGCGAGCGGTTCGGGCTCGACTCCGACGAGCGATACGCGATCGTCCGGTTCAACGCGTTCGGCTCCCACCACGACGTGGGGAAGGGTGGCTTCGCGCCCGACGAGCGGGCCGAACTGGTCGAGCGCCTCGCCGAGGAGGTGACCGTCTTCGTCTCCGACGAGGGCGGCGAGATGGACCTCTCGGCGCTGCCCGCCCGCGAGTTCGACGTCCACCCGGCGCTCATGCACGACGCGATCAGGGAGTCGGCCCTGCTCGTCGCCGACACGCAGACGATCGTCACGGAGGCCGCGCTGCTCGGGACCCCCGTCGTCCGATCGAACTCCTTCGTCGGCGAAGACGACATGGGCAACTTCCTCGAACTGGAACGGGCCGACCTCGTCCGCAACCTCGCCGATTTCGACGACGTACTCTCGACGGCCGAGCGCCTCGTCGCCGACGACGACGCCAAATCGCGGTGGCGTCGGCGCCGCCGAGAGTACCTCTCGACGAAGGCGAACCTCACCGACATCGTCGTCGACGTCGCGACGAGCGGGTCGGTCTCCGGGAGCGGCGCGCTCTCGGCTCGTTCGATCGGTGGGGTCACCTTCGACACGTCGGCGTCTTCGGACTGA
- a CDS encoding class I SAM-dependent methyltransferase, translating into MDERVRRTVETYERVADEYADRHGDRSVVADIVEAFVTAVDGAATDSARVDPATPGGEPDPAGPPRVLDVGCGPGWESAAFAEADFDTVPFDLTRSFLDRARECVPDGTPVRGDMRALPFADGGFDGLWACASLLHVPERDVPATLAEFERVLADGGVALVSLEAVGGPGEEIDASPYDDDRRHFERYDPDRARDLFETAGFEVVSVATDDGGSDDDADAGDDWVAVTARV; encoded by the coding sequence ATGGACGAACGCGTCCGGCGCACGGTCGAGACCTACGAGCGCGTCGCCGACGAGTACGCCGACCGGCACGGCGACCGCTCGGTCGTCGCCGACATCGTCGAGGCGTTCGTGACAGCGGTCGACGGGGCGGCGACCGACTCGGCGCGCGTCGACCCGGCGACCCCTGGTGGTGAACCGGACCCCGCCGGCCCGCCGCGGGTCCTCGACGTGGGCTGTGGCCCGGGCTGGGAGTCCGCGGCGTTCGCCGAGGCCGACTTCGACACCGTCCCCTTCGACCTGACGCGGTCGTTCCTCGACCGGGCTCGCGAGTGCGTCCCCGACGGGACGCCCGTCCGCGGTGACATGCGCGCGCTCCCGTTCGCCGACGGCGGCTTCGACGGCCTGTGGGCCTGCGCATCATTACTGCACGTGCCCGAGCGCGACGTCCCCGCCACCCTCGCCGAGTTCGAACGGGTGCTCGCCGACGGCGGCGTCGCACTCGTCTCGCTCGAAGCCGTTGGCGGTCCGGGCGAAGAGATAGACGCGAGCCCCTACGACGACGACCGCCGCCACTTCGAGCGCTACGACCCCGACCGCGCTCGCGACCTGTTCGAGACCGCTGGGTTCGAGGTCGTCTCCGTCGCGACCGACGACGGCGGGAGCGACGACGATGCCGACGCCGGGGACGACTGGGTCGCCGTCACCGCCCGCGTGTGA
- a CDS encoding DUF106 domain-containing protein, with product MARTAEKAASLAEESQSMADAMARVLAVADDQGTVQWGDVSDDITSGEWGRLIEQGILVDVDGEGFVVDDPEGVRDALGDDAPDDTGSTSTSSSSGSSTSSGSSSSASNGSAADDDEGGWSRWDKMAAVATIALFLGYSQAPIRNTVGGVIDLGLGPLADVLPFYIMILVLATFTGFSSTVLQGKLMNMDKMGEYQERMQEIQERRKDAKERGDDEALEEIQEEQMEAMGDQLGMFKEQFRPMVWIMLVNIPVFLWIYFMVQTPEMVAGAGPVMILPLIGEIATWNERIGPMWAWIVWYFVCSMSFTQIVRKALDVQTTPSTS from the coding sequence ATGGCACGGACGGCAGAAAAGGCGGCGTCGCTGGCAGAGGAGAGCCAGTCGATGGCCGACGCGATGGCGCGCGTGCTCGCGGTCGCCGACGACCAGGGCACCGTCCAGTGGGGCGATGTCAGCGACGACATCACGAGCGGCGAGTGGGGGCGGCTCATCGAACAGGGCATCCTCGTCGACGTCGACGGCGAGGGCTTCGTCGTCGACGACCCCGAAGGCGTCCGCGACGCGCTCGGCGACGACGCGCCCGACGACACCGGGTCGACGAGTACGTCCTCGAGCAGCGGCTCGTCGACGTCGAGCGGGTCGAGTTCGTCCGCATCGAACGGCTCGGCCGCGGACGACGACGAAGGTGGGTGGTCCCGCTGGGACAAGATGGCGGCGGTCGCGACGATCGCCCTCTTCCTCGGCTACTCGCAGGCGCCGATCCGCAACACCGTCGGCGGCGTGATCGACCTCGGGCTCGGCCCGCTCGCGGACGTGTTGCCCTTCTACATCATGATCCTCGTGCTCGCGACGTTCACCGGCTTCAGCTCGACGGTGCTGCAGGGCAAGCTGATGAACATGGACAAGATGGGCGAGTACCAGGAGCGCATGCAGGAGATTCAGGAGCGCCGCAAGGACGCCAAAGAGCGCGGCGACGACGAGGCCCTCGAAGAGATCCAGGAGGAGCAGATGGAGGCGATGGGCGACCAGCTCGGCATGTTCAAAGAGCAGTTCCGCCCGATGGTGTGGATCATGCTCGTCAACATCCCCGTGTTCCTCTGGATCTACTTCATGGTCCAGACGCCGGAGATGGTCGCCGGCGCCGGCCCGGTGATGATCCTCCCGCTCATCGGCGAGATCGCCACCTGGAACGAGCGCATCGGCCCGATGTGGGCGTGGATCGTCTGGTATTTCGTCTGCTCGATGAGCTTCACCCAGATCGTCCGCAAGGCGCTGGACGTCCAGACCACGCCGTCGACGTCGTAG